In Mustela lutreola isolate mMusLut2 chromosome 4, mMusLut2.pri, whole genome shotgun sequence, the genomic stretch ACATCGTCTGGCCTCTTGTAAATAGCCTTTTGGAAAGCCGCACGGCTTCCCACACCAACCATGAGCGTGCATGCCTGCCCGGCAACAAACTAGCACAAAATCTCCTGGAATAAGCTAgcccatttgtttctgttttattaaactCATTCTATGTCActccattcattttctttttttttaaaagattttatttatttgacagagagagagagatatcagaagtaggcagagaggcaggtagaaagagagagagagagggaagcaggctctccactgagcagagagcctgatgcaaggctcaatcccaggaccctgagatcatgacctgagccaaaggcagaggcttaacccactgagccacccaggtgctcccgtACTCCATTAGTTTTTataaatgaatgtttaaaaagttacaaaacaaCTTTAAAACAAGAGTGAAAACAActtccaaaaaaacccaaaaaacctttGTTGTATAAAACTTCAGTTGTAAGTCACCAGCAGTCCACATCTAACCCTCATTCAATACCTTAACCATCTACATTTTACATGTTCAACTCATCAAAACATGTCTGTTGAATAATCTTTCTTTTTGCATTGTCAAAATAAGTTGATGAGTTTCAGCTGGAGAGAATGAAAAAGTTTTGGAAGTGGATAGTGGTGATGCTTGTACAACCATGTGAATGTTCATAGTGTCACTgacctgtacacttaaaaaatggttaaaagagtAAACATTACGTTATGGGTACTgtgccataattttaaaaaacaaacaaaccattcTTTGGGTTAATATGGTGGTTAATTGTTAATGATAGAGTTGAAGGTTCCAGAACTTTTTATCATTAACTCAATTGACTATTAAGATATAATGGCTTTAATTTGACCATTTCAAATGATAATCAAGACACAATCACACTTCCAAAAAAAATACACATCCTCTACTTacttttaggggggaaaaaaaccccatatAGTAGTTACTTTGATTTTGGTCTTCTAATCCAGAGAAGAACTCCAATGCTATAGTATAAAGGAGAATTGTTAttaccttttccttcttttccatagCCCAGGGCAGGAGGAATGGtgagctttctcttctctcctacaCACATTCCCTTCAGGCCCTGGTCCCAACCTTTGAGAGCCTCCAAGATGCCCAAGGTAAACCAAATGGGCTGACCATTGTTATGTTTGTGACTacaacagaaaacaacaacaacaacaacacattagAACTGTTTAGAAACTTTATTgctggtatatattttttctacccATAAGTGATTAAATTTGGAAATTAACAAAAACagttatatacatacacaaaaaccAAGTCAATTTTGTAATTCACTGCCCATATTTCTTGATACAAATTTCACACAATTGACTCAGatagagaagggcagagggaataataataaaacagttaataactatttgtgatttttttgtgtACCAGGTATTACCCTAAATGCTTTGCTTCTTTTAACTCTAACAATGACCATAGGAAGTAAGTACCATTATTCCCCCTCCCACCTGACCAttgtacagaggaagaaactgaagtgTGCCAGTATATAATCCAACTCCAAAGTTCAAGGTCTTAACCACAGGGATGCTGTCCCAGGAAAATTGTAAGGGggcagaagagggaaaaataatggaaaatgggAGAGTTGGGGAAGGAAGATGAGAAGCTAAGGAGAATTTACTGCCAAGACACATGGGTTCATACCCACATGGACACTGGAGAGTCAGGAGCACAGCACCTTACAGCTTACCCACAAACTGTCCTGATGTACACCCTGGTGATGGCTCTGATAGATGGAAAAGGCTGTTCTTCAACCCTGAACCCCTAGACGCTGGCCGCAGGCATCTTCTGTGGGGCTCTGCAGGGAAGCCTGGAGGAGTGGTCCCTCAAAGACTGAGGGAGAATGAAATAGTCAAAGTATCCTGGCTTATGAGCTGGAGAGAGGCCAGCCTAAGAAACCAGCTGGCAAGCTGCTAGGGGGCTTGTGGGCTGAGCAGGACCTGAGCCCCAAATAGCTCCCTTCAGTGTAATAAGGAAAGTGTTCTCAAAGATATCTTAGAGGTGAGAACAAGAAACGACGCTGCTAGGTTTCATGGGCACCAAGGTTAGTTACTAAATCCAGGTAAAGGCCAttacttcctcttttccttaATTTCCCCCTATTACTAAAGAAACAAACTGCCAACGGTAGAACACTTGGAAGGctagaaaagaataaagtaggAAGAAAACAATCTGCCACCCAGCACTGACTACAGTTtgaacacatttattttcacaGCTAAAGGATTTAAACTATTTACCACAAGGCCATCGTTCTAGAAATGGCAAATGTGCTTTACGGTGGACCATTTGATGGTCACAATGCTCCGGGTGAGCAGTTCCTGACCATTTACACTGAAGCCACATGACAACAGTCCCCTCATCAGATACTATAACTTTAGTGGCAAACTGCTAAATAATGTCTTATGGCTACCATCAAAGTCCACATAAGTTCTGAGACCTGAAAGAAATCAGGCTGTGTCAACATCGaactaaaaataaacatgtgatagaaaatttaaaacacaaacctTAATATTGTTTAACATTCACTGTGGTATTGGCTTTGTGGATGAGAAGACAGAGGTGTTGCAAATTCTATGGCAAGCCACTGTTTTGAAAGTTTTAGAAGGGCTAACAGAGTTCAAAGAAGGGTGCCATTCACTTCTCTAAAGACAGACCAGGACTGAATGCTCAATGATGGCAGGTTATCAAAAATCAGATCCAGGAAAGGCCACAAAGTTACACTTCTTTAGTTCATGCCATTCTCTACCTGGCATGTCCTCTCTGCCCCCATTCTCCACCGGAAGGAATCTTCCACCCATCTTTCAAGGCCCATCTCAATTATGGTCTCTGAAAAGTCTTTCTCTTTGTCCACATCTCAGATCATAAATAAGGCTCCATTATGCCTTGTGAACATCTGAACATTCTGTACTATATAGCATGAGTTACTGACTTGTCTTCCTCCCCTCTGTAGATGATGTTCTGCTGAAGGACAAGGATCCACTCTTAATCATCTTTGCATCCTCAAGGCCTGACTTGTGGGCACTCAACAAGGGTTTGTTAGATGGACAGATTAATGAATGGACAAGGATGGAGaagcaaaaattttttaatctcccTAGTATCAAGCATAAGGCCTAACATAAAAgaaatgctcaataaacacttTTGGAATGGAATGAAGAGAATCAATGCTTAATTAGAAATCAGTACACTTGTAAAACTTTTCCATGTTGCAATTTCTTTGTTTATAGAACAGAAATAATGATAGTGTAACCACCTGAAAATCCTTCACTGTAGGTATTGGATTAATCTTCCATAACCACACCCACACCCATCAATGAAGTCTTTGAATTtctagaaagaaacaaataatgaaacaaatCATGGTACTGTGCGTTGACCAAAATGTTATCTGTAAGTACAAAGATTAAATAGACCAATGGACTGGATTAGCATACCCTacaacaagcaaataaatgatTGTGTATACGTCTCATGAAGTCGCTGTGTAAAGTTTTAAGTAAATTTCACTTAcaccaaataaaaaatggaattgaGACCTTTTTCTCTCGGGAATGAagtatgaaaaatatgaattcctttttttttttttctatgtaccGCCTAACTATACATCTAGATATTTCTGCAGTATTTCAAAGATTCTAGCGcgaatttttataataaaaaattaacccCTTATCCTTACCACGTTTCCAATAAGAACTTCACAGGCCCCGTTATATAAGATTGTGGTTAAACAATTTCCTTtcccaaagaaggaaataatatattgcctattttttttttattattatttttttttttttgtaagagagGTGAAAACTTGGTGCAGGCTACCTCTCCTGCCCGAGGTCTGGCATAGGTGGGTGGGTTCTTCACTACTTCGCCTTCAGGGTACAATTACTTACGTGGAGTGAAATAAGGAGCCATCCTTTTCTAAGTAACCTTCATAGTGGACCAACATCAAATCCCCCCCTTTGGTCTTGCGATGGCAGATGAAAGGTTTCTGGAGCACTTCAATTTTCACTTCTGGTTCAGGGATCAGAGCCCCGCTCAAAGAAGTGACCAACAGCGTCAACACCGCGTTGCACAAGAAAAGCCTCATGTTGCTGGAGCTGGAAAGAAGTTCccacaaaaacagagaaaggacCCCCCACTTCATAGAGCTAGGAATATAGTTGAAGGCGTAAGGACAACGGCCTCTGGCACGTTCATTATTCCCCGATCCTAGCAGACGTGGCACATTCACTACAACTTTCCCACGCACGGCGAACCCATCTCTAAAGAGTTAAACTCCAAACCCGGGTCTAACTGGCTCACATACCTCGGCCGCCGGAGAAAGACGACTTCCCATTGGCTTACGGTGCTGTCCGCTGGAGACCCTCAAACCAATGATGCTGCAACAATTACAGCTGGGCGGAGCTGTCCGCGGGTCTGGCTGCGAACCGCAGGGAGTGGTCCTAGAGTTCGGCGGATTAAAGAATTTCACAATGTCGGACTTCTGGGGACCCGGAGACGCGCGGGGCTAACCGGAAACGCCTCCGGCCGATTTACATCTGTAAAATATGCGGGCTCAGCTTCCTGGGAAGAGTACTGGGCCGGGTGAAAGGTTAGCGGTTTCCGGAAACACTAGTTTACTCTCGCAGATGCTGAGAGGCCGCCCCCAGGATTCCACCCTCCTGCTAATGTGATTATTTAATTTACGGTATAGACGATAAAGACTTTAATAGTTCTGTAGGGTTCGCAGAGCGCGTTGCGTTCCCGTGcgtacacacctcacagcactgcGGGTAAAGCAGGTTCTTTAATCCCAGTTGAATGATAAGTATATCTGGGCTGGGAGAGGTTAAGGTCCCGTTTAAAGTTGTTCCGCCTCAAAGCAGTTGAGCTCCGCCCTCAAACCCGATCCGTTGAGTTCTACAACGCCGCGTACTGTTATGGCTGCTAATATTTATCACAAAGTGGTAACCGTAGTGTAGAGGGTCAATGATAGCTTCTAGCGTGGATAAGGAGGCGCAGACctccactttaaaaaagaaacagtcatCACGGTGATGAAGTACATGGGCTTATTTTAGCTTAAAATTACTTGTTTTACCTTTTTAGCCTAGTTTCAAAAGCAAAACATGTTCGTTATGGTCGATTTGGAAGAGACTGGAAAACACGAAAGTAGCTTTTCCGGTTAAAATACAGGAGTCgaattaaatatgaatttcagaaAATAACGAATCCATTCTGTATTTTACATGCTAAATCTGGCAATCTTAtgctaaagaaaaagagagaaaaaaagatcgTCTATAGCGCCACCATCTACAAATAATCACCTTAACATTTTTGGTGCATGCTTCC encodes the following:
- the FKBP14 gene encoding peptidyl-prolyl cis-trans isomerase FKBP14, whose translation is MKWGVLSLFLWELLSSSSNMRLFLCNAVLTLLVTSLSGALIPEPEVKIEVLQKPFICHRKTKGGDLMLVHYEGYLEKDGSLFHSTHKHNNGQPIWFTLGILEALKGWDQGLKGMCVGEKRKLTIPPALGYGKEGKGKIPPESTLIFNIDLLEIRNGPRSHESFQEMDLNDDWKLSKAEVKVYLKKEFEKHGAVVNESHHDVLVEDIFDKEDEDKDGFISAREFTYKHDEL